Proteins encoded in a region of the Balaenoptera ricei isolate mBalRic1 chromosome 19, mBalRic1.hap2, whole genome shotgun sequence genome:
- the LOC132354197 gene encoding zinc finger protein 350 isoform X2, producing the protein MIQAQETLTFDDVAVDFTWEEWQLLAPPQKDLYRDVMLENYSNLLSVGFQASKPNVLSRLGQGEPWTMEDEIHCQTRSEIWKVDGHLLEHLQNESMEKRLEQWHEQNPLEYFVHQSRTHFLFRQNHDMFDLHGKSMKSDLALLPQSRSYEIKSPAEFTGDGKSCLHADSEQFHTEIKFPKSQKPISSKSQFNKHQKTPKIEKPHVCGECGKAFIKKSWLTDHQIIHTGEKPHRCNLCGKAFSRKFMLTEHQRTHTGEKPYKCTECGKAFLKKSRLNIHQKTHTGEKPYICSDCGKGFIQKGNLIVHQRIHTGEKPYICNECGKGFIQKTCLIAHQRFHTGKTPFVCNECGKSCSQKSGLIKHQRIHTGEKPFECSECGKAFTTKQKLIVHQRTHTGERPYICNECGKAFAYMSCLVKHKRIHTREKRGDSAKVENHPSESHSSSQTSDAMQEKTSVNSVTMQVPSVAPQTSVNISELLANRNVVIVGQPVARCAPAGDNRGFAQERTFMNALNVVVPSVVNYILFYVTENQ; encoded by the exons atgatcCAGGCCCAG GAAACCCTGACATTTGACGATGTGGCCGTGGACTTCACGTGGGAGGAGTGGCAGCTCCTGGCCCCTCCTCAGAAGGACCTGTATCGggatgtgatgctggagaactaTAGCAACCTCCTGTCTGTGG GTTTTCAAGCCAGCAAACCAAATGTACTGTCCAGGTTGGGTCAAGGAGAACCATGGACGATGGAAGATGAAATACACTGTCAAACCCGTTCAG AAATCTGGAAAGTTGATGGTCACCTGCTGGAGCACTTACAAAATGAGAGCATGGAGAAGAGACTAGAACAATGGCACGAACAGAACCCACTGgaatattttgttcatcagagcAGAACTCATTTTCTGTTCAGGCAAAATCATGATATGTTTGACTTACATGGAAAAAGTATGAAATCAGATTTAGCTTTACTTCCCCAGAGCAGGAGCTATGAAATAAAGAGCCCTGCTGAGTTTACTGGTGATGGGAAGTCCTGTCTCCATGCTGACAGTGAACAATTTCATACTGAAATTAAATTCCCCAAAAGCCAGAAACCCATCAGCTCTAAGTCCCAATTCAACAAGCATCAGAAAACCCCCAAAATAGAGAAGCCTCATGTATGTggtgaatgtgggaaagctttcaTCAAAAAGTCTTGGCTCACTGATCACCAGATAATTCATACAGGAGAGAAGCCCCATCGATGTAACCTGTGTGGGAAAGCATTCTCTAGAAAGTTCATGCTCACTGAACATCAGAGAACgcatacaggagagaaaccttatAAATGCACTGAATGTGGCAAAGCCTTCCTCAAGAAATCACGGCTCAATATACATCAGAAAACCCATACCGGAGAGAAACCGTATATATGCAGTGACTGTGGGAAAGGCTTCATCCAGAAGGGAAATCTCATTGTACATCAGCGAATTCACACAGGTGAGAAACCTTACATATGCAATGAATGTGGAAAAGGCTTCATCCAGAAGACTTGCCTCATTGCACATCAGAGATTTCACACAGGAAAGACTCCTTTTGTGTGCAATGAATGTGGAAAATCCTGTTCCCAGAAGTCAGGTCTCATTAAACATCAAAgaattcacacaggagagaaaccctttgaatgcagtgaatgtgggaaagccttcactACAAAGCAAAAGCTCATTGTGCATCAAAGAACTCATACAGGAGAGAGACCCTATATCTGCAATGAGTGTGGGAAAGCTTTTGCCTACATGTCTTGCCTTGTTAAACATAAGAGAATACACACAAGAGAGAAACGTGGAGATTCAGCCAAGGTGGAAAATCATCCCTCAGAGAGTCACAGCTCCTCACAGACTAGTGATGCTATGCAGGAGAAAACCTCTGTAAATTCAGTGACTATGCAGGTGCCTTCAGTGGCTCCTCAGACATCAGTAAACATAAGTGAACTCCTAGCAAATAGGAATGTAGTCATAGTGGGACAACCTGTGGCCAGATGTGCACCTGCAGGAGATAACAGAGGTTTTGCACAGGAGAGAACCTTTATGAATGCATTGAATGTAGTTGTGCCTTCAGTGGTCAATTACATCTTATTTTATGTCACAGAAAATCAGTAG